In the genome of Podospora pseudocomata strain CBS 415.72m chromosome 2 map unlocalized CBS415.72m_2.2, whole genome shotgun sequence, one region contains:
- a CDS encoding uncharacterized protein (EggNog:ENOG503PDNW): protein MNLSQITLLLLSLPLTLTQRTPEENLILADCGIGLGHNGGSTSREMIYYSGPVWTGNGLDTYRPKMMVNVPWTGAYPWGQKGGVSATMPNGDVFTVHINPNIKDPNAAGDAWHKYELEKPLKCYSYHYDKVYRLDDGKWCSSAYVCNHLGRPYVPPKCDAL from the coding sequence ATGAACCTCTCCCaaatcaccctcctccttctctccctccccctgaCCCTCACCCAGCGCACCCCCGAAGaaaacctcatcctcgccgacTGCGGCATCGGCCTGGGCCACAACGGCGGCTCCACCTCCCGAGAGATGATCTACTACTCCGGCCCCGTCTGGACTGGCAACGGACTCGACACCTATCGCCCAAAGATGATGGTCAACGTCCCCTGGACCGGGGCCTACCCCTGGGGTCAAAAGGGAGGCGTCTCCGCCACCATGCCCAACGGGGATGTGTTCACAGTgcacatcaaccccaacatcaaggaCCCAAATGCCGCGGGTGACGCGTGGCATAAATACGAGCTGGAAAAGCCCCTGAAGTGCTACTCGTATCACTATGACAAGGTTTACCGGCTGGATGATGGGAAGTGGTGCTCAAGTGCGTATGTTTGTAATCATTTGGGAAGGCCGTATGTGCCTCCCAAGTGTGATGCGCTGTGA
- a CDS encoding uncharacterized protein (EggNog:ENOG503P106), which translates to MASPRPPPWLFKTDVFGKRQEEITADGLPATYRYYEAPRKRVVRNPADDISAFLRTELSLGGLADMVKHLWFAGAERPATPLHFHVAMGREVAITDRMDLHLLWSNKGRLFIKPVPRFLLDPAFCHSNLQCPDGSTSTSPTKRASCLEMKMTRQSNGQTGRPWPGTPQVHERNPDLVHPRFLRAELRLSRINTIHRFTRLPPFHPYVRGRHNYSSLLHDNLAWMATAAVFLALVLTAMQVGLATERLQKDTTFQQASYGLTVFAILGPICAFGLVVLGALFNLVNDLPLLIGRRRNRVVHETSGEVSYAAP; encoded by the exons ATGGCTTCGCCACGTCCCCCGCCCTGGCTG TTCAAAACAGACGTGTTTGGGAAACGACAAGAGGAAATCACCGCGGATGGCTTGCCGGCTACCTATCGCTACTACGAGGCCCCTAGAAAGCGCGTCGTCAGAAACCCGGCCGACGATATATCGGCTTTCTTAAGGACGGAACTGTCTCTCGGCGGTCTGGCCGACATGGTCAAGCATCTCTGGTTTGCTGGCGCAGAGCGTCCCGCCACCCCGCTGCACTTCCATGTCGCCATGGGCCGGGAGGTCGCCATCACCGACCGGATGGACCTCCACCTGCTCTGGTCTAATAAAGGGAGGCtcttcatcaaacccgtcccGCGATTCCTTCTTGATCCAGCCTTTTGTCACAGCAACCTTCAGTGCCCTGATGGTT CGACTTCCACATCGCCAACGAAACGCGCCTCCTGCCTCGAAATGAAGATGACTCGCCAATCAAATGGGCAGACTGGAAGGCCTTGGCCGGGAACTCCTCAAGTGCACGAACGCAACCCAGATTTGGTCCACCCACGCTTTCTGCGCGCCGAGCTCCGCCTCTcccgcatcaacaccatccatcgcttcacccgcctccctcccttccacccctaCGTCCGCGGCAGGCACAACTATAGCAGCCTCTTGCACGATAATCTTGCGTGGATGGCCACTGCCGCTGTCTTCCTGGCCCTGGTGCTGACCGCGATGCAGGTCGGCCTCGCCACGGAGCGACTCCAAAAAGACACCACCTTCCAGCAGGCGTCATACGGCCTCACCGTATTTGCTATTCTAGGGCCTATATGCGCGTTTGGCCTAGTGGTGCTGGGCGCGCTGTTTAACCTCGTCAATGATCTACCACTGCTCATCGGAAGACGGCGCAACCGCGTAGTGCATGAAACCTCGGGTGAAGTTAGTTACGCGGCGCCCTGA
- a CDS encoding uncharacterized protein (EggNog:ENOG503PFTI): MVGLLQLPNELLAIIFGGLDAQGFSALRLTSKYTKSATLPAFISRYFQTRYVMLSRLSLENLVEIARHPDFGPAVKTLELCTDHFVEFPNSYFHTARHEGDILLAIEEGRFPPAALVGSIDDAHSSGEEEDQSPGEEGRGTDEGSVSSQASYETRLDKVAYTSLWEEQEHIIMSGLAQAYITQALISLPNIEAAVISNMHRPWGALAHGRQTGLPPTTALDDYMEVKFLGQVLRITLTAIATSGAALSSLAITAGVLSREAIAPDILRPSESHFQYYKNLPPSLTELTLNVSAEATRGAEDRWADDLSAFIGVFRQLTQLDLVITPVDYCPRVDRLKQLAPKLQIPNLQCLGLYRAYCSVQDLGAFIVRHKATLQSVTLVRVGVSGGIGHWRSLFALIRAHLPRLELSIKLCTAAGLVLLCRAEHENGEEFEDSFDVGGSHEAWTTAIEMIETR, translated from the coding sequence ATGGTGGGACTTCTACAGCTTCCTAACGAGCTGCTGGCTATCATATTTGGCGGGCTAGACGCCCAAGGCTTCTCCGCCCTCCGGTTGACGTCCAAATATACAAAATCAGCCACGTTGCCAGCTTTCATCAGCCGGTACTTCCAGACGCGCTACGTAATGCTCTCAAGACTCAGCCTCGAAAACCTCGTGGAGATTGCGCGACATCCAGACTTTGGCCCTGCTGTGAAAACACTCGAACTCTGTACGGATCATTTCGTGGAGTTCCCAAATTCATACTTTCATACTGCACGGCATGAAGGCGACATATTACTGGCCATAGAAGAAGGTCGATTCCCTCCCGCAGCTTTAGTGGGCAGCATAGATGATGCACACTCAtccggcgaggaggaggaccaaAGCCCTGGAGAGGAAGGCCGGGGAACCGATGAAGGGAGTGTCTCGTCTCAGGCCTCGTATGAGACGCGTTTGGATAAGGTGGCTTATACGTCACTGTGGGAAGAGCAGGAACACATAATCATGTCCGGCCTTGCGCAGGCCTACATCACGCAGGCGTTGATTTCTCTTCCCAACATCGAGGCTGCCGTCATTAGTAACATGCACCGGCCCTGGGGTGCACTAGCGCATGGCCGACAAACAGGTCTACCGCCAACAACCGCCCTAGACGATTACATGGAAGTGAAGTTTCTGGGCCAAGTCCTTCGCATCACCCTTACAGCCATCGCTACAAGTGGTGCCGCTCTTAGCAGCCTTGCCATCACAGCTGGTGTCCTCTCTAGGGAAGCGATTGCGCCAGACATTCTTAGACCCTCGGAGTCGCATTTCCAATACTACAAGAACctccctccaagcctcaCGGAGCTCACACTAAATGTATCCGCCGAGGCAACGAGGGGCGCTGAGGACCGATGGGCGGACGACTTATCAGCATTTATCGGTGTGTTTCGACAACTCACACAACTGGATCTGGTCATCACACCCGTCGACTACTGCCCACGGGTTGACCGGTTAAAACAGCTCGCACCGAAGCTTCAAATACCGAATCTACAATGCCTAGGGCTCTATAGGGCATATTGTAGCGTACAGGATCTTGGGGCTTTTATCGTGAGGCACAAAGCAACACTCCAAAGCGTTACTTTGGTCCGAGTAGGAGTTTCGGGTGGAATTGGCCACTGGAGGTCTTTGTTCGCTCTAATTCGTGCTCATCTCCCAAGGCTTGAGTTATCTATTAAATTATGCACTGCAGCGGGGCTTGTCCTATTGTGCCGAGCGGAACACGAAAATGGAGAGGAATTTGAAGATTCTTTTGATGTCGGGGGCAGTCACGAAGCCTGGACAACGGCAATCGAGATGATAGAAACAAGATAG
- a CDS encoding uncharacterized protein (COG:S; EggNog:ENOG503NX9U), translating into MTTTEACRGLRRIVPVDDAPDDAPDDATIDIIAIHGLGTESPRTWEFKKRNGDGVVNWLSDGDMLPAALPKARIYTYDWNANYFANAPVQTLLGHADTLLGLIAEGRGSQTRPIIFVASCFGGLILAEAIIRAAQEGSAYKHILLSTVGIVFLATPFQGSDAAKQARWQVLVKGIMGEQASDKLIQDLEQKHDFVHQRVQKFAEIANAKAVQLPLSCFFETRKTEMLRRILSPGWAKRLSGSVTRKILVTESSACLHGFPRQGLDATHSGMNKFQGPECPNFKLVKDTVRKLAGDASVVLKLRKNSTVKGHWIVPFGRNKEFVGHLLKKVLPSRDEDDCQRTAIEGLGGVGKTQIALETAYRIRDVQPECSVFWVPAVDATAFENAYRAIGQQLKVPGIDEEKADVKALIKSALGRESMGNWLLIIDNADDEMLLFGDTALAEYLPFSRKGSILFTTRNHKLGLRLVESGNHIIAVEEMSRDEALKLLGKNLKSSQMSDTKSNNALLEILTNLPLAIRQASAYMAKEQISTARYLKLCKSSDEDMVKLLSSHFNDRHRYKNIQNAIATTWLISFQQISDHDALAADYLRFLCFLAGKDIPHSLLPPAGTLETVEAIGTLKAYAFISQQNELESYDIHRLVQISMLSWLDGKGERQEWTVKVLERLNDIFPWPKHENREEWIRYLPHTQHALQLRKRTDDEEATASLLSKVGESFRKLGKYKEAEQIHRQALQLREKVLGKEHPHTLTSMDNLACVLDSQGKYEEAEQMHRQALQLREKVLGKEHPHTLSSMNNLARVLDSQGKYEEAEQMHRQALQLQEKVLGKEHPDTLTSMNNLASVLDSQGKYEEAEQMHRQALQLREKVLGKEHPSTLASMNNLALVLGSQGKYEGAEQMHRQALQLSQKVLGKEHPGTLTSMNNLANVLGSQGKYEGAEQMHRQALQLSQKVLGKEHPRTLASMNNLALVLGSQGKYEGAEQMHRQALQLREKVLGKEHPSTLASMNNLASVLGSQGKYEEAEQMHRQALQLREKVLGKEHPSTLASMNNLASVLDSQGKYEGAEQMHRQALQLSQKVLGKEHPSTLTSMNNLANVLDSQGKYEGAEQMHRQALQLSQKVLGKEHPRTLTSMNNLASILGSQGKYEDAEQMHQQALQLREKVLGKEHPDTLASMNNLALVLDSQGKYEGAEQMHRQVLQLREKVLGKEHPSTLASMNNLALVLDSQGKYEGAEQMHRQALQLSQKVLGKEHPRTLASMNNLALVLDSQGKYEGAEQMHRQALQLREKVLGKEHPDTLTSMNNLASVLDSQGKYEEAEQMHRQALQLRQKVSEIR; encoded by the exons ATGACCACGACAGAG GCTTGCAGGGGACTCCGCCGGATCGTCCCAGTCGACGACGCTCCCGACGACGCTCCCGACGACGCGACGATCGA TATTATCGCAATCCACGGATTGGGCACCGAGTCGCCGCGGACATGGGAGTTTAAGAAAAGAaacggggatggggttgtgaacTGGCTGTCGGACGGCGacatgctgccggcagcCCTACCAAAGGCCCGCATATATACGTACGACTGGAATGCAAACTACTTCGCAAATGCACCCGTGCAGACGCTGCTCGGCCATGCCGATACGCTACTCGGTCTTATCGCCGAAGGCCGTGGTTCGCAAACGCGACCGATTATCTTCGTCGcctcttgttttggagggcttaTTCTGGCCGAG GCAATCATCCGAGCCGCCCAGGAAGGCAGCGCCTATAAACATATCCTGCTTTCCACTGTCGGCATCGTGTTTCTCGCCACTCCATTCCAGGGTAGTGATGCTGCGAAGCAGGCTCggtggcaggtgctggttAAAGGCATTATGGGAGAGCAAGCCTCCGACAAGCTCATACAAGACCTCGAGCAGAAACACGACTTCGTCCACCAGCGCGTTCAGAAGTTCGCCGAGATCGCTAATGCGAAGGCAGTGCAACTGCCCCTGAGTTGCTTTTTCGAGACCAGGAAGACGGAGATGTTAAGACGCATTCTATCGCCGGGGTGGGCGAAGCGCCTGTCAGGGAGTGTTACCCGCAAGATT CTTGTAACGGAGTCTTCGGCCTGCCTGCATGGTTTCCCTCGCCAAGGCTTGGATGCGACCCATTCAGGGATGAACAAATTCCAAGGTCCAGAATGTCCCAACTTCAAATTAGTTAAAGATACGGTCAGGAAACTCGCTGGAGACGCATCGGTTGTTTTAAAACTGCGGAAGAACT CTACCGTGAAGGGACACTGGATCGTCCCGTTCGGACGTAATAAGGAATTCGTCGGGC ATCTTTTGAAGAAGGTTCTTCCTAGTAGAGACGAAGATGACTGCCAACGGACCGCCATCGAAGGtctggggggggttggaaagacGCAGATCGCGCTGGAGACCGCTTATCGCATTCGCGACGTGCAGCCGGAATGCTCGGTCTTTTGGGTTCCTGCTGTGGATGCCACCGCTTTCGAGAATGCATACCGCGCTATCGGCCAGCAGCTCAAGGTACCGGGAatcgacgaagaaaaagcagatgTCAAGGCACTTATCAAGTCCGCATTGGGCCGCGAGAGTATGGGTAACTGGCTTTTGATTATCGATAACGCCGACGATGAAATGCTACTTTTTGGGGATACCGCCCTTGCCGAATATCTTCCATTCAGCCGGAAAGGATCTATTCTTTTCACAACCCGAAACCACAAACTTGGATTAAGGCTGGTCGAGTCTGGAAATCATATTATCgcagttgaagaaatgaGTAGAGACGAGGCCCTTAAGCTATTAGGGAAAAACCTGAAAAGTTCTCAGATGAGCGACACAAAAAGCAATAATGCGTTACTGGAGATTCTTActaacctccctctggcAATACGGCAGGCGTCTGCTTATatggccaaggagcagatcTCGACTGCGCGGTACCTCAAGTTGTGCAAgtccagtgatgaggatatggttAAGTTGTTGAGTAGTCACTTTAACGACCGACACCGATATAAGAACATTCAAAATGCTATCGCCACAACTTGGCTGATTTCGTTCCAGCAAATCTCAGATCACGACGCGCTGGCGGCTGACTACCTCAGATTTCTGTGCTTTTTAGCCGGGAAGGATATTCCGCACTCcctgttgccgccggcggggaCGCTAGAGACTGTTGAAGCAATCGGGACCCTGAAGGCGTATGCATTTATCTCCCAACAGAATGAGTTGGAGAGCTACGATATCCATCGGCTAGTTCAGATATCGATGCTGAGCTGGTtagatggaaagggagagcgaCAGGAATGGACGGTTAAAGTGTTAGAACGGCTTAACGATATATTTCCTTGGCCCAAACACGAAAACCGAGAAGAGTGGATAAGGTATCTTCCTCATACGCAACATGCTCTTCAACTACGGAAGAGaacagatgacgaggaagcgaCAGCAAGTCTTCTTTCCAAAGTGGGTGAGAGCTTTCGCAAGTTAGGGAAGTataaggaggccgagcagatacatcggcaggcgctgcagctacgggagaaggtgttgggcaaggagcatccccaCACGCTTACCAGCATGGACAACCTTGCGTGTGtacttgatagccaggggaagtatgaggaggccgagcagatgcatcggcaggcgctgcagctaagggaaaaggtgttgggcaaggagcatccccaCACGCTTagtagcatgaacaaccttgcgcgtgtacttgatagccaggggaagtatgaggaggccgagcagatgcatcggcaggcgctgcagctacaggagaaggtgttgggcaaggagcatcctgacacgctcaccagcatgaacaaccttgcgagtgtacttgatagccaggggaagtatgaggaggccgagcagatgcatcggcaggcgctgcagctacgggagaaggtgttgggcaaggagcatcccagCACGCTtgccagcatgaacaaccttgcgcttgtacttggtagccaggggaagtatgagggcgccgagcagatgcatcggcaggcgctgcagctatctcagaaggtgttgggcaaggagcatcctggcacgctcaccagcatgaacaaccttgcgaaTGTACttggtagccaggggaagtatgagggcgccgagcagatgcatcggcaggcgctgcagctatctcagaaggtgttgggcaaggagcatccccgCACGCTtgccagcatgaacaaccttgcgcttgtacttggtagccaggggaagtatgagggcgccgagcagatgcatcggcaggcgctgcagctacgggagaaggtgttgggcaaggagcatcccagCACGCTtgccagcatgaacaaccttgcgagtgtacttggtagccaggggaagtatgaggaggccgagcagatgcatcggcaggcgctgcagctacgggagaaggtgttgggcaaggagcatcccagCACGCTtgccagcatgaacaaccttgcgagtgtacttgatagccaggggaagtatgagggcgccgagcagatgcatcggcaggcgctgcagctatctcagaaggtgttgggcaaggagcatcccagcacgctcaccagcatgaacaaccttgcgaatgtacttgatagccaggggaagtatgagggcgccgagcagatgcatcggcaggcgctgcagctatctcagaaggtgttgggcaaggagcatccccgCACGCttaccagcatgaacaaccttgcgagtaTACttggtagccaggggaagtatgaggacgccgagcagatgcatcagcaggcgctgcagctacgggagaaggtgttgggcaaggagcatcctgacacgcttgccagcatgaacaaccttgcgcttgtacttgatagccaggggaagtatgagggcgccgagcagatgcatcggcaggtGCTGCAGCTacgggagaaggtgttgggcaaggagcatcccagCACGCTtgccagcatgaacaaccttgcgcttgtacttgatagccaggggaagtatgagggcgccgagcagatgcatcggcaggcgctgcagctatctcagaaggtgttgggcaaggagcatccccgCACGCTtgccagcatgaacaaccttgcgcttgtacttgatagccaggggaagtatgagggcgccgagcagatgcatcggcaggcgctgcagctacgggaaaaggtgttgggcaaggagcatcctgacacgctcaccagcatgaacaaccttgcgagtgtacttgatagccaggggaagtatgaggaggccgagcagatgcatcggcaggcgctaCAGCTACGGCAGAAGGTGTCGGAGATCAGATAA